GACTCTGGGCTATGGCTTGAACTTTGCTTAAACTTTGAATCAACAAAAACACACTGAATGCAGCCGTTGACGAGTGTAGGGCAATCCTACCATCAGAGACTCAGGACAGTGTCCCGCCATTTCTCTTCATCGTGTGCAGCTAGCGCGTGCCCGGAGCGCTTTTCCCGCGTCCCTGGAGAACGGAGAAGGAACCTTACCGGAGTACCGGACCCACTCGAAGCGTCGACCATTTTGTCCACTGCCCTGTGGGCCCAGCGGAAGCAGCACTGCCCTTCCAATGACGAGGGCTAGCTGCCTAGCAGGTGATGAGTCTACAGAGCTATAGTATATCTTATCTAATCGATTAGCTTAACCACTCCTCCCATCCCACCCTCACGTCACGCCGTAGCCTACCTCGCCTGAACAAGGCACCGCGCGCGGTGGGCCCGGCATAGGAAGCCCCATATGACAGCGACTGTTTGTCCATGCTGGTGTCAGGTACCGAGCCAGCTCATGATTtttaaaacaaattaaaaaggTCAAACGGCTAATCCTCCAAGGGAATCTCCCAATTTCTTAGGACTTCGATCTCctgcaaccttttttttttacctcacgCTGTTCTTGTTTATAGCCCACTTGTACGTGATGTCTGCAGCTATCCTCCATTCATATCTTGATGCCGGGCGGTGTTTTTTTGGAAGCAATTGGGCACCACTCGTCTGCCATTTTTTTTCCCCGACATTTTTTTGTCCAATTTTTGTTGCCAAATTTTTTCCATTCAGATTGTACCAAAAGCTTCGAGCAATCCTTTGATCTGAAAAGCTTTGCAAATAGCCTGTCACTCTCTTGATTTTTTAAGACTCTTTTTGGATCGATGCAGACGAGCCTACCACTCAGCTCCGATCTTGTTGTTGCTTCCCACAGTGCTTAGGATCCAAGGAACCCCGAATCTGTGCTTGGAGCacccaccagtccaccacacAGATTCAGCATGGATAGATTGGGCAAAACCCGGTGAGTAATCCAATCTTTACCGCGCAATCTCCCTACCGGCCATTGGAGATCTCGCTCGGCAGCGACCAAGGAAATGTCGCCGCAGCCGGCCCCGGACCTCGCCGAGGACAAGGAGAGGGAGACCAATGTCCTCATCGAGGCGGCCCCGGGGTcgccggcgaaggcggcggagggcgacggCCCCGGCAGGTcgctgtcgccggcggcgtggctcCGGATGCTGACCCGGGAGCTGCACTGGAGCTTCGTGCTCGGCGTGGTGGCCACGTACGGCGTCAGCcaggggctcggcggcggcatcaaCCGCGTCGCGTCCGACTACTACTGGAAGGACGTGCAGCGGGTGCAGCCGTCGGTGGCGCAGGTGTACCAGGGCGTCACGTCCATCCCATGGATGGTCAAGCCGCTCTGGGGCCTGTTCACCGACGTgctccctgtcgccggataccGGCGCCGGCCGTATTTCATTCTTGCAGGTGAGGAGCTTGGTGCTGGGCTTTGTTGGTTTTTTGTTAAGAGTTGTCAGTTGTGCCTGATTTCTGGAACAACCAGTGAGTGGTCTTGCTTTAGGAACTTCAAAATTGAAAGATATCTTGCTGAAATGTAGGGGTACAAGTAAAAAGTTCTATGACTTGGTGCTGAAAAGGTAGTGGCAAATTGTGTCATTGGTGATCAGCACCAATCATGCATGCCTACAAGTACTAGCTAATGGCTCACATAGGACTACTAATTCTTTGCGTCTATGCACTGGTTGACTTTCACGCAGTAGGTGTAGTCTAAGATCCAAACTAGATGAGTAGACAAACTTATTTAGAATATGGCGATGCATCTCACCATATTGTAAGTTGTAACCGTGTGATGCTAAACTGCATATAGAGGAGCTCAAATTTTTACCAAAAGCTACTCTGAAGGTATCAATGTGATTATGTAGGTGCATTTATTTTAAGGCACCGTTGCAGCATAAGGCAGACATATGTGGCCTATTCCTGAAACAATGTCATTTGCACTACAGTTCCCTTGATAGGAGATAAAACGCCATTTTGCAAAAAGTATAGACCAAAATTgagtattttgttttttttgtccTCTCCCTGTTTCTGAGGAGTATGCAGGCTTCATCGGAGTTATTGCAATGCTTATAGTCTCTCTCCACAGCAAGCTTCATGCACTGTTCGCCTTGTTGGCATTGATGGCCGGAAGTGCTAGTGTGGCGATAGCTGATGTTACTATAGATGCTTGTGTGGCGGAAAACAGTATATTGTACCCTCATCTTGCTGCTGACATGATAAGCTTAAATGGATTCTGTTCATCTGTTGGAGGTCTTATTGGATTCTCAATAAGTGGTTTTCTTGTTCATGCGATAGGGGCTCAAGTGAGTATCACTAGTTCATTTCATATAATAATTTGTTCGATCTTCATATTTTCCAATTCTCATTGGTCTGCATTGATCTTGCCATGTGCTTTGAACCCATATATTCATTATGTTCATAAGCAATCAGTTCGTTGGACTTGTGTTGCTTCTCTCTTCTGTGATGTGTTGGCTATAAATTAGACAAGTCAATTGTCAATTTTTTGATGTTGGTGGTAGATTTTGAAAACTAGATGGTTCTGGTATCTGTCTATCTGATAATGCATAATCTTGTGTTTCTCAAGGGTGCCCTTGGCCTGTTAACTTTACCATCTGCCTTAGTCATTTTATCTGGAATGCTGCTAAAGGAGGTCCATATCCCCAACTTTCCATACGGGCAGGTTAGGAAAAAAATGTTGTTTTTTCCCCGTTTTACACCACATTTAAGTACTCTATTTTTACACTAGATTTTCCTTTTCATGTTAAAAAACCAGGCTCACAAGAAGTTTGTAGAAGCGAGTGGAAAAATGCTAACAACCTTAAAATGTCCTGAAGTATGGCGGCCATGTGTTTACATGTACATGTCACTTGCTTTGAGTGTCGACATCCAAGAAGGAATGTTCTACTGGTACACAGACCGAAAGTCAGGGCTATCTTTTCATGAGGTACATTCAGAAATCATTTAGCAATGATGCATACTTGACAGCTTGTTATGAATGTGGGCCTTCCATTTTCACATGGGATCTCTCTATCTGTCTCGTGATTAAAATTCTTCTTCACTTACCATGTTTGGAATAGCACTCACCTTGTGAACATTTCGCATTAGTACTTCTGAAAATTGTTCCTTCATAGCACATAATCAAAGTATCAAACTAACTTTCTGTTACTTTACCAGGGATTCATTGGCTTTATGTTCGCAGTTGGGTCAGTTGGTTCTCTTGTTGGGGTTATACTTTATCAAAATATTCTCAAGGACCGCCTGTTTCGCAGCCTGCTTTTTTCAAGCCAGTTGTTGTTAAGCTTGTCAGGAATGCTAGATCTGATCTTGGTGCTTCGTCTAAATCTGAAAATGGGGATACCTGATTACTACTTTGCTGTGATCGATGAGGGGGTTTCCAAAATGATAAACCGTGTCAAATGGATGCCTCTTCTGGTGCTTTGCTCAAAGCTCTGCCCCCCTGGCATTGAGGGCACATTCTACGCGTTGCTCATGTCCATTGACAATATTGGCGGATTAACTGGATCATGGATTGGTGGACTGCTCCTTCATTTGTTGAGAATCACAAGAACAGAATTCAAGAACCTCTGGGCTGCTATAATGATTCGAAATGTGATGAGGCTGCTACCTCTGGCGCTGTTGTTCTTGGTGCCAAGTAGCGATCCAAACTCCGCTCTTCTTCCATCTGATTTGTTGAAtgaggatgacgatggcgaaGGTCACCAAATGGAGAATATTGAGTTAACCTCGCTTGCTGTAGACAAGGGCTCATTCCCTGACAAATCTCCCCAAGAACGCGGGAACCGGGAGGGCATTGATGTAGAGCAGGATGACGACGAAGTTTCGCTGCTTGCCAACAGGGGTTGATAATACTGGATGCATAATACGGAGATTTTTGTTTTGCACACGAGCAAATAGTTGAAgtttagaagaagaaaaaacttgACATTACATCAAAGACATTCATTAGATGTCCATGTTGTTAAATTCATTCATTTCACAGTAGGTTAGCGTAGTCTTTAAAAGACACATACCGTTACCAGTTTACCACAGACACTTTGGAGTTTGTTCTCCTATTCTCTGAACTTCCACATGTTACAACATTTGAATCAAGTTTTACGAAGTGTAAAAGTTTTGCCTTTCTAGCAAGTTTATGTTTGCTGTGACAGTTGAGCTGCTGGCGTCTTTGACTAATCTGTTGATTGGGCTTCATCGAGGCCTCGTTTAGCAGGGGTGTGGTTGTGGCTGAAACGGTTCCGGCTGTAGCTCCTCCGATGAAGCGGCTTCTCTgatgaagctgaagccgttctGGAAAGTGTTTGGCAAAATGACTTTTTCTGTATTTTTATAAATGGATGTAATAGGTCAAATGTCATATATGCCCTCGGCTACGTGATTTGGATGTATACATTAGTTTATATTTGCCCTCAATTATAACGTGAGTTGTcatataaaatgaaaaaaataatgaatagaaattagattaatattgaattagcattttcctttttttaacgcacttatttttttatctttccTATCCCGTGTCTTTTTACTTCCTTATTGTCTTCTTTTCTATCCGGCTCCTCCTGCTTCCTTCTTATCCTCTAGCTACTAGAACAAGCACCACCGTGCGCTTCCCTGCGAGCATGTCTCCGAGGTCCACCCACCCGCGCTGCTCTCTTTGCTGCTCCATCCGGCTCGGCCGCGCGACGCCCCCATCTCCATACTGCATCCATGCGACCCCGTCCCCTGTCGCTTCCGCCCCTCGCCGCTATGGGCATGCCATCGCCGGTCCTCGCCAGTGTGGGATGCCGCTGCTCTTCCCCGGCATGAGCCATCGACAAGCATCGCCACGGTAAGGCATTTTCGCCAAGAACTACGGGAGGTGAGGGagaagccgcggggagccaCTTTTTTCGAACCCTTCTCCTAGTTCATTTTGATGGCCAGGTTCAGTGCCTCACCTCCAAAGCCGTTTTTGCTTGGTCCGTTTTCAGATGAAGCCGGTGGAGAAGTACCTCCCAAAGCCCTGCCAAAAGGGTCTGATTCTGATCATGATCAGTGAGAAAATTTTCAACCTATTGCAGCACATTAATTTTATTTCATATTGCATGACAATttgcatatatgatatatcaaCGTTATTTAAACGAGAAAATATCTCGATGATCTGACAAATCCCTTGAATCCATAAAAAAAAACCTTGAAGCTCCATAGACTTTGACTTTTCAACACCACTTCTTGATCTTGACCCTGCTACAGTGCTACAGTACAGTCTAATCGTACAAGTAGGACCAGCCGTCTCGCCGTCGGCTAGCGAGAGGAGAGAAGCGTTTTCCACGTGAGGGCGGGGCGGCAAAACGAGTCACGCTGCGCGCTCGTGCGAGCACACCGAACCGAGCATACATCCGGCCCCACCGCGTGGGCCCGCCTGtcaccgccgcgcgccgctgaCAGCCGCGCGCGCCTGGCGCCCAACGACCCCGCCACTTTATCCACTCGGGGGAACACCACCTGCCACCGACGCGTGGGACCAGAATCAGTGGACCCAGAGGTCATAGACCGGGCGCCGTCACGCCGCACGGGCGCGGCTATTTCTGGACCCTTCTCCTCGCCAAAGGCCAAGCAGGCAAGCaggacccctcctcctccccctctccccaTTTCGCCTTCGCGctcccttcctcccttcctcGAATCATTCGATTCGCCCCGTctcgccgcccccacccccaccgaTTCGATTCGGCCGCCGCGgtgatcggcggcggcgctagggttagggttccggcgatcccccacccacccacatgGTGCAGCTCCCGAGCTCGGGGAAGCGGCACGCGGAGCCGGCCGAGGCGGCCATGGCTCcggcgcggcgcgccgcggcggcggc
Above is a genomic segment from Setaria viridis chromosome 4, Setaria_viridis_v4.0, whole genome shotgun sequence containing:
- the LOC117853200 gene encoding probable folate-biopterin transporter 2 — its product is MSPQPAPDLAEDKERETNVLIEAAPGSPAKAAEGDGPGRSLSPAAWLRMLTRELHWSFVLGVVATYGVSQGLGGGINRVASDYYWKDVQRVQPSVAQVYQGVTSIPWMVKPLWGLFTDVLPVAGYRRRPYFILAGFIGVIAMLIVSLHSKLHALFALLALMAGSASVAIADVTIDACVAENSILYPHLAADMISLNGFCSSVGGLIGFSISGFLVHAIGAQGALGLLTLPSALVILSGMLLKEVHIPNFPYGQAHKKFVEASGKMLTTLKCPEVWRPCVYMYMSLALSVDIQEGMFYWYTDRKSGLSFHEGFIGFMFAVGSVGSLVGVILYQNILKDRLFRSLLFSSQLLLSLSGMLDLILVLRLNLKMGIPDYYFAVIDEGVSKMINRVKWMPLLVLCSKLCPPGIEGTFYALLMSIDNIGGLTGSWIGGLLLHLLRITRTEFKNLWAAIMIRNVMRLLPLALLFLVPSSDPNSALLPSDLLNEDDDGEGHQMENIELTSLAVDKGSFPDKSPQERGNREGIDVEQDDDEVSLLANRG